From a region of the Osmia lignaria lignaria isolate PbOS001 chromosome 10, iyOsmLign1, whole genome shotgun sequence genome:
- the Fhos gene encoding formin homology 2 domain containing isoform X4, producing MPPYCRKNSIVLRTQLSVRVHTIIEKLLNSEGRELRRALFSLKQIFQEDKDLVHEFVQNDGLACLIKVGSEADQNYQNYILRALGQVMLYVDGMNGVMEHGQTVQWLYTLIASRFRLVVKTALKLLLVFVEYVETNSLLLVRAVRSVDTSRGMIPWTNVMKLLKDYDAADTELLIYATTLVNKCLNGIPDQDTYYDQVDCLEEQGIEGIIQRYMSKQGTDLDLLRQFQIYEAVLHHEDGNDRGSPIRQLDDNIRKTLRNRKSLVDSHERRKSRRHSTGTSPLSMSLNARLSPRLNHSLGLSSLNSTLNSSLPDDDDESSSSQSSQGHLGEVQLNGSYKENKVDVGVTPALRRRRERAERQRSFIREQQEATANMRASVVPSDDQESPYPTNGLRYTNGTSYERNADSPSNKLSRTNSRKDLTPLMNAANKLDSEEKKPWYGKSPDEGVECDEGNHTDDDEDRRVVLQLKREGTVKDLTQKLAAQNLIPSSPVEEKVSRIGDMSGLISKAKEGLAKSKSKADVLKSPTGDNLPKLQETKKSENELHWEELVKKLKRPLALCDLDFTDLNSDDEVDVLGPVNVTNGIPPPPPPMVPSPGGMRAPPPPPLGARLPPPIPQAPPPLFSIGLKSTRPSTATDSSNSPKSPPPTFTKKSKKTVKLFWKEVRDDPIILSRLDKNKMIWDELSPVPVDTQKLEHLFESRAKDLITKKQQEMNKNKEIIVLDHKRSNAINIGMTKLPPPRSIKTAILKMDATIMNREGIEKLLTMLPTEEERSRIQEAQAANPDLPLGSAEQFLLTLASISELPARLKLWAFKLDFENSEKEIADPLMDLKQGMETLRVNKTFRGILSTLLSIGIFLNGNEVKGFQLEYLAKVPEVKDTVHKHSLLHHLCHMVMEKFPDSTDLYSEIGAVTRASKIDFDELASNISKLESECKASWDHLKLIAKHDGSTMMKVKMSDFLADCAERIIVLGIVHRRIINRFHKFVLWLGIPLHRVQDTKPNEFCRIVSEFALEYRTTRERVIQQLEKKANHRERNKTRGKMITEVGKFRTKEDRADAELRQLLGSDISDVESIHGTLPWRRQRKDGRTALGPLLRDENTNGNLTDGDDELLESLVKTATKTPATRTTPRERKRTRHADLKRSRTRENNTTPEGYQP from the exons CTCTCGGTCAGGTGATGCTCTACGTGGATGGTATGAATGGGGTGATGGAACATGGTCAGACCGTCCAGTGGTTGTACACATTGATAGCAAGCCGCTTTCGTTTGGTGGTGAAGACCGCGTTGAAGTTGCTATTGGTGTTCGTCGAGTACGTGGAGACGAACAGTTTGCTGTTGGTCAGGGCCGTGAGATCCGTGGATACGTCCAGGGGCATGATACCGTGGACGAACGTGATGAAGCTGCTGAAGGATTACGATGCCGCTGACACGGAGCTGCTGATTTATGCCACGACTTTGGTCAACAAGTGTTTGAATGGTATACCGGACCAGGACACTTATTACGACCAAGTGGACTGTTTGGAGGAGCAAGGAATCGAGGGAATCATCCAAAGGTACATGTCGAAGCAGGGCACCGACCTGGATCTCCTCAGACAGTTTCAAATTTACGAGGCCGTGCTGCATCACGAAGACGGGAACGATAGGGGATCGCCCATTCGACAGCTCGATGATAACATCAG GAAGACGCTGCGAAATCGGAAGTCCCTGGTGGATTCTCACGAGCGTCGAAAATCCCGCAGACACTCGACGGGCACGTCTCCGTTGTCGATGTCCTTGAACGCCCGGTTAAGTCCACGGCTCAACCACTCGTTGGGTCTAAGCTCGCTGAACAGCACCCTGAACTCGAGTTtgcccgacgacgacgacgagtcgAGTAGCTCTCAAAGTTCGCAGGGTCATCTCGGCGAGGTTCAGCTGAACGGCAGCTACAAAGAGAACAAag TGGACGTTGGCGTGACACCGGCGTTAAGACGTCGGAGAGAACGAGCCGAGAGACAGAGAAGCTTTATCAGGGAGCAACAAGAGGCTACCGCGAACATGAGGGCGTCGGTGGTTCCATCGGACGATCAAGAAA GTCCCTACCCAACGAACGGATTACGGTACACAAATGGTACATCCTATGAAAGAAACGCGGATTCGCCATCGAATAAGTTGTCCAGGACGAACAGTAGAAAGGATTTAACACCCTTGATGAATGCCGCGAACAAGCTTGACTCGGAAGAGAAGAAACCGTGGTACGGCAAGAGCCCGGACGAGGGTGTCGAGTGCGACGAGGGTAATCACACCGACGATGATGAGGATCGTCGAGTGGTTCTACAGTTGAAGAGGGAAGGAACCGTCAAGGATCTCACACAAAAGCTGGCCGCTCAAAATCTTATACCGAGCAGTCCGGTTGAAGAGAAGGTTTCCAG GATAGGGGATATGAGCGGTCTGATCTCAAAAGCTAAGGAGGGTTTGGCAAAATCGAAGTCAAAAGCGGATGTGCTGAAGTCACCCACCGGCGACAATCTGCCTAAGCTTCAGGAAACGAAGAAATCAGAGAACGAATTGCACTGGGAGGAGTTGGTTAAGAAGCTGAAGAGACCTCTCGCACTCTGCGATCTGGATTTCACCGATCTGAACTCTGACGACGAAGTCGATGTTCTTGGTCCGGTAAACGTGACCAACGGTATACCACCGCCTCCACCGCCCATGGTACCTTCGCCAGGTGGTATGCGAGCTCCACCACCTCCGCCACTCGGTGCAAGATTGCCACCGCCTATACCTCAGGCACCTCCACCTTTGTTCAGCATTGGCCTTAAGTCAACGAGGCCATCGACCGCGACCGATAGCAGCAACTCGCCAAAGAGTCCACCGCCAACCTTTACGAAGAAGAGCAAGAAGACGGTGAAATTATTCTGGAAAGAGGTCAGGGATGATCCTATCATACTGTCGAGACTCGACAAGAACAAGATGATATGGGACGAACTGTCGCCGGTACCTGTTGACACGCAGAAGCTCGAGCACTTGTTCGAGAGCCGTGCCAAGGATCTCATCACGAAG AAGCAGCAGGAGATGAACAAGAACAAAGAGATCATCGTATTGGATCATAAGCGATCGAACGCTATCAATATCGGAATGACGAAACTGCCTCCGCCAAGATCAATTAAGACCGCGATCTTGAAAATGGACGCAACCATCATGAACAGGGAAGGTATTGAG AAACTGTTGACAATGCTGCCAACCGAGGAGGAGAGGTCCAGGATACAAGAAGCGCAGGCCGCCAATCCTGACCTACCTTTGGGATCAGCCGAGCAGTTTCTTCTAACTTTGGCATCCATCTCGGAATTACCAGCCAGGCTGAAGCTCTGGGCGTTCAAGctggattttgaaaattcgGAAAAG GAAATTGCGGACCCTTTGATGGATCTGAAGCAAGGAATGGAAACGCTGCGAGTGAATAAAACGTTCCGCGGGATTCTGAGCACGCTCCTTTCGATCGGGATATTCCTCAACGGAAATGAG GTGAAGGGCTTTCAGCTGGAATACCTCGCCAAAGTACCTGAAGTGAAGGATACGGTTCACAAGCACTCATTGCTTCATCACCTTTGCCACATGGTGATGGAAAAGTTTCCGGATTCCACGGATCTCTATTCGGAG ATCGGCGCTGTGACAAGAGCCTCGAAGATTGATTTCGACGAGCTCGCGTCCAACATAAGTAAACTGGAAAGCGAGTGCAAGGCATCCTGGGATCACCTAAAGCTCATCGCGAAACACGACGGGTCCACGATGATGAAAGTCAA GATGTCGGATTTCCTGGCGGACTGCGCGGAGAGAATAATCGTGCTGGGCATCGTCCACAGGCGGATCATAAATCGATTTCATAAGTTCGTGCTGTGGTTGGGTATCCCTTTGCACAGGGTGCAGGACACCAAACCAAACGAGTTCTGTCGGATCGTGTCCGAATTTGCGCTCGAATATAGGACGACCCGTGAACGAGTGATACAGCAGCTGGAGAAAAAAGCGAATCATCGTGAACGAAATAAGACCAGGGGAAAAATGATCACAGAG GTTGGTAAATTCAGGACGAAAGAGGATCGCGCGGATGCGGAGCTCAGACAGCTGCTCGGAAGCGATATCTCCGATGTCGAGAGTATTCACGGTACCTTACCCTGGAGGAGACAGAGGAAAGATG GTCGCACTGCATTGGGCCCGTTGCTTCGCGATGAGAACACTAATGGAAACCTGACTGACGGGGACGACGAGTTGCTGGAATCATTGGTGAAGACAGCGACGAAAACGCCAGCGACCAGGACGACGCCCAGGGAACGCAAGAGGACCAGACACGCCGATC TGAAGCGATCGCGCACCCGGGAGAACAACACCACACCGGAAGGGTATCAGCCCTGA
- the Fhos gene encoding formin homology 2 domain containing isoform X2 — protein MPPYCRKNSIVLRTQLSVRVHTIIEKLLNSEGRELRRALFSLKQIFQEDKDLVHEFVQNDGLACLIKVGSEADQNYQNYILRALGQVMLYVDGMNGVMEHGQTVQWLYTLIASRFRLVVKTALKLLLVFVEYVETNSLLLVRAVRSVDTSRGMIPWTNVMKLLKDYDAADTELLIYATTLVNKCLNGIPDQDTYYDQVDCLEEQGIEGIIQRYMSKQGTDLDLLRQFQIYEAVLHHEDGNDRGSPIRQLDDNIRKTLRNRKSLVDSHERRKSRRHSTGTSPLSMSLNARLSPRLNHSLGLSSLNSTLNSSLPDDDDESSSSQSSQGHLGEVQLNGSYKENKVDVGVTPALRRRRERAERQRSFIREQQEATANMRASVVPSDDQESPYPTNGLRYTNGTSYERNADSPSNKLSRTNSRKDLTPLMNAANKLDSEEKKPWYGKSPDEGVECDEGNHTDDDEDRRVVLQLKREGTVKDLTQKLAAQNLIPSSPVEEKVSRIGDMSGLISKAKEGLAKSKSKADVLKSPTGDNLPKLQETKKSENELHWEELVKKLKRPLALCDLDFTDLNSDDEVDVLGPVNVTNGIPPPPPPMVPSPGGMRAPPPPPLGARLPPPIPQAPPPLFSIGLKSTRPSTATDSSNSPKSPPPTFTKKSKKTVKLFWKEVRDDPIILSRLDKNKMIWDELSPVPVDTQKLEHLFESRAKDLITKEKQQEMNKNKEIIVLDHKRSNAINIGMTKLPPPRSIKTAILKMDATIMNREGIEKLLTMLPTEEERSRIQEAQAANPDLPLGSAEQFLLTLASISELPARLKLWAFKLDFENSEKEIADPLMDLKQGMETLRVNKTFRGILSTLLSIGIFLNGNEVKGFQLEYLAKVPEVKDTVHKHSLLHHLCHMVMEKFPDSTDLYSEIGAVTRASKIDFDELASNISKLESECKASWDHLKLIAKHDGSTMMKVKMSDFLADCAERIIVLGIVHRRIINRFHKFVLWLGIPLHRVQDTKPNEFCRIVSEFALEYRTTRERVIQQLEKKANHRERNKTRGKMITEVGKFRTKEDRADAELRQLLGSDISDVESIHGTLPWRRQRKDGRTALGPLLRDENTNGNLTDGDDELLESLVKTATKTPATRTTPRERKRTRHADRKSLRRTLKNGLSEEEKKHIAAYIKGY, from the exons CTCTCGGTCAGGTGATGCTCTACGTGGATGGTATGAATGGGGTGATGGAACATGGTCAGACCGTCCAGTGGTTGTACACATTGATAGCAAGCCGCTTTCGTTTGGTGGTGAAGACCGCGTTGAAGTTGCTATTGGTGTTCGTCGAGTACGTGGAGACGAACAGTTTGCTGTTGGTCAGGGCCGTGAGATCCGTGGATACGTCCAGGGGCATGATACCGTGGACGAACGTGATGAAGCTGCTGAAGGATTACGATGCCGCTGACACGGAGCTGCTGATTTATGCCACGACTTTGGTCAACAAGTGTTTGAATGGTATACCGGACCAGGACACTTATTACGACCAAGTGGACTGTTTGGAGGAGCAAGGAATCGAGGGAATCATCCAAAGGTACATGTCGAAGCAGGGCACCGACCTGGATCTCCTCAGACAGTTTCAAATTTACGAGGCCGTGCTGCATCACGAAGACGGGAACGATAGGGGATCGCCCATTCGACAGCTCGATGATAACATCAG GAAGACGCTGCGAAATCGGAAGTCCCTGGTGGATTCTCACGAGCGTCGAAAATCCCGCAGACACTCGACGGGCACGTCTCCGTTGTCGATGTCCTTGAACGCCCGGTTAAGTCCACGGCTCAACCACTCGTTGGGTCTAAGCTCGCTGAACAGCACCCTGAACTCGAGTTtgcccgacgacgacgacgagtcgAGTAGCTCTCAAAGTTCGCAGGGTCATCTCGGCGAGGTTCAGCTGAACGGCAGCTACAAAGAGAACAAag TGGACGTTGGCGTGACACCGGCGTTAAGACGTCGGAGAGAACGAGCCGAGAGACAGAGAAGCTTTATCAGGGAGCAACAAGAGGCTACCGCGAACATGAGGGCGTCGGTGGTTCCATCGGACGATCAAGAAA GTCCCTACCCAACGAACGGATTACGGTACACAAATGGTACATCCTATGAAAGAAACGCGGATTCGCCATCGAATAAGTTGTCCAGGACGAACAGTAGAAAGGATTTAACACCCTTGATGAATGCCGCGAACAAGCTTGACTCGGAAGAGAAGAAACCGTGGTACGGCAAGAGCCCGGACGAGGGTGTCGAGTGCGACGAGGGTAATCACACCGACGATGATGAGGATCGTCGAGTGGTTCTACAGTTGAAGAGGGAAGGAACCGTCAAGGATCTCACACAAAAGCTGGCCGCTCAAAATCTTATACCGAGCAGTCCGGTTGAAGAGAAGGTTTCCAG GATAGGGGATATGAGCGGTCTGATCTCAAAAGCTAAGGAGGGTTTGGCAAAATCGAAGTCAAAAGCGGATGTGCTGAAGTCACCCACCGGCGACAATCTGCCTAAGCTTCAGGAAACGAAGAAATCAGAGAACGAATTGCACTGGGAGGAGTTGGTTAAGAAGCTGAAGAGACCTCTCGCACTCTGCGATCTGGATTTCACCGATCTGAACTCTGACGACGAAGTCGATGTTCTTGGTCCGGTAAACGTGACCAACGGTATACCACCGCCTCCACCGCCCATGGTACCTTCGCCAGGTGGTATGCGAGCTCCACCACCTCCGCCACTCGGTGCAAGATTGCCACCGCCTATACCTCAGGCACCTCCACCTTTGTTCAGCATTGGCCTTAAGTCAACGAGGCCATCGACCGCGACCGATAGCAGCAACTCGCCAAAGAGTCCACCGCCAACCTTTACGAAGAAGAGCAAGAAGACGGTGAAATTATTCTGGAAAGAGGTCAGGGATGATCCTATCATACTGTCGAGACTCGACAAGAACAAGATGATATGGGACGAACTGTCGCCGGTACCTGTTGACACGCAGAAGCTCGAGCACTTGTTCGAGAGCCGTGCCAAGGATCTCATCACGAAGG AGAAGCAGCAGGAGATGAACAAGAACAAAGAGATCATCGTATTGGATCATAAGCGATCGAACGCTATCAATATCGGAATGACGAAACTGCCTCCGCCAAGATCAATTAAGACCGCGATCTTGAAAATGGACGCAACCATCATGAACAGGGAAGGTATTGAG AAACTGTTGACAATGCTGCCAACCGAGGAGGAGAGGTCCAGGATACAAGAAGCGCAGGCCGCCAATCCTGACCTACCTTTGGGATCAGCCGAGCAGTTTCTTCTAACTTTGGCATCCATCTCGGAATTACCAGCCAGGCTGAAGCTCTGGGCGTTCAAGctggattttgaaaattcgGAAAAG GAAATTGCGGACCCTTTGATGGATCTGAAGCAAGGAATGGAAACGCTGCGAGTGAATAAAACGTTCCGCGGGATTCTGAGCACGCTCCTTTCGATCGGGATATTCCTCAACGGAAATGAG GTGAAGGGCTTTCAGCTGGAATACCTCGCCAAAGTACCTGAAGTGAAGGATACGGTTCACAAGCACTCATTGCTTCATCACCTTTGCCACATGGTGATGGAAAAGTTTCCGGATTCCACGGATCTCTATTCGGAG ATCGGCGCTGTGACAAGAGCCTCGAAGATTGATTTCGACGAGCTCGCGTCCAACATAAGTAAACTGGAAAGCGAGTGCAAGGCATCCTGGGATCACCTAAAGCTCATCGCGAAACACGACGGGTCCACGATGATGAAAGTCAA GATGTCGGATTTCCTGGCGGACTGCGCGGAGAGAATAATCGTGCTGGGCATCGTCCACAGGCGGATCATAAATCGATTTCATAAGTTCGTGCTGTGGTTGGGTATCCCTTTGCACAGGGTGCAGGACACCAAACCAAACGAGTTCTGTCGGATCGTGTCCGAATTTGCGCTCGAATATAGGACGACCCGTGAACGAGTGATACAGCAGCTGGAGAAAAAAGCGAATCATCGTGAACGAAATAAGACCAGGGGAAAAATGATCACAGAG GTTGGTAAATTCAGGACGAAAGAGGATCGCGCGGATGCGGAGCTCAGACAGCTGCTCGGAAGCGATATCTCCGATGTCGAGAGTATTCACGGTACCTTACCCTGGAGGAGACAGAGGAAAGATG GTCGCACTGCATTGGGCCCGTTGCTTCGCGATGAGAACACTAATGGAAACCTGACTGACGGGGACGACGAGTTGCTGGAATCATTGGTGAAGACAGCGACGAAAACGCCAGCGACCAGGACGACGCCCAGGGAACGCAAGAGGACCAGACACGCCGATCGTAAGTCTT TGCGTAGAACGCTGAAGAATGGCCTCTCGGAAGAGGAGAAGAAACACATCGCCGCCTACATCAAGGGCTACTGA